From Populus trichocarpa isolate Nisqually-1 chromosome 19, P.trichocarpa_v4.1, whole genome shotgun sequence, a single genomic window includes:
- the LOC18108060 gene encoding uncharacterized protein LOC18108060, whose translation MMRYKEEKEAKKEAFRKYLESSGVLDALTKVLVALYEQNDKPSSALEFIQQKLGGPSLSEYEKLQAEMSELQNKYGDLLGAHQETCKELEELKNSHNVASATDTTDGEAPKDEP comes from the exons ATGATGCGATACAAAGAG gaaaaagaagcaaagaaggAAGCTTTCAGGAAATATCTTGAGAGTAGTGGAGTTCTTGATGCTCTCACCAAAG tcTTGGTTGCATTGTATGAGCAAAATGACAAACCTTCATCTGCCCTTGA atTCATTCAACAAAAATTAGGTGGCCCAAGTTTGTCTGAATATGAAAAGCTGCAAGCTGAAATGTCAGAGTTGCAAAATAAGTATGGTGATCTGTTGGGAGCCCATCAAGAAACTTGCAAAGAG TTGGAGGAACTTAAGAACTCACATAATGTTGCATCTGCTACAGACACCACAGATGGGGAGGCACCAAAGGACGAGCCTTGA